Proteins found in one Methanospirillum hungatei JF-1 genomic segment:
- a CDS encoding FmdE family protein, with translation MCISSSAGEPARGNYGSYEQAVEFHGHSCGGLASGYRVAVAALKALGVERPKDEELVAIAETNACGVDAIQFITGCTAGKGNLIIHDYGKHAFTFYCRKSNKAVRVVTSLDGFLPEEMNSLRPKVFSGHATEEEKARYQELAHQGVHAILSAPEEKILKIQFVDMQPPQKARIFQSIPCECCGEMVADAKTRELDGKRVCMPCYLSATNQ, from the coding sequence ATGTGTATTTCATCATCCGCCGGAGAACCCGCCCGGGGCAATTACGGGTCATATGAACAGGCAGTTGAGTTTCATGGACATTCATGCGGTGGACTTGCATCCGGCTATCGGGTCGCTGTTGCTGCGCTGAAAGCACTCGGAGTAGAGCGTCCAAAAGATGAAGAACTGGTAGCAATCGCAGAGACCAATGCCTGTGGTGTTGATGCCATCCAGTTCATTACCGGATGCACGGCAGGCAAAGGAAATCTCATCATTCATGATTATGGAAAACATGCGTTTACTTTTTACTGCAGGAAGAGCAACAAAGCCGTTCGTGTTGTGACCAGTCTTGATGGATTCCTGCCTGAAGAGATGAATTCGCTTAGACCAAAGGTGTTCTCCGGCCATGCAACAGAGGAAGAAAAAGCACGATACCAGGAACTTGCTCATCAGGGTGTTCATGCAATACTTTCAGCACCAGAAGAGAAAATTCTGAAGATACAATTTGTTGATATGCAGCCACCCCAGAAAGCGAGGATATTTCAGTCAATTCCCTGTGAATGCTGTGGTGAGATGGTAGCCGATGCAAAAACCCGCGAACTTGATGGAAAGCGGGTGTGCATGCCGTGTTATCTTTCAGCTACGAATCAATAG
- a CDS encoding J domain-containing protein, giving the protein MITTPEISIQQAAKLLGFSNKASLMEIRKRYHELVREWHPDVSAHEPDESHEMMIRYKEAYEILVDYCMNYQVTFTDEGNNKRHISRSMEYWKEHFGDDPIWG; this is encoded by the coding sequence ATGATAACGACACCGGAGATTTCTATACAACAAGCCGCAAAATTACTGGGATTTTCTAATAAAGCCAGCCTGATGGAAATCAGGAAAAGATATCATGAATTAGTCAGGGAATGGCACCCGGATGTATCAGCACATGAACCTGATGAATCCCATGAGATGATGATACGGTATAAAGAAGCATATGAGATCCTTGTTGATTACTGTATGAATTACCAGGTCACATTTACCGATGAAGGGAACAATAAACGGCATATTTCCCGATCAATGGAATACTGGAAGGAACATTTTGGTGATGATCCGATTTGGGGATAA
- a CDS encoding methyltransferase domain-containing protein, whose translation MDPTSRLRLSLGFVSTVMSMIFGTNKGRKNLLSPGAIEILYSSYFSRICMGDIAGMLEISPSSATDLVNYLEREGYVRRVPDTENRRSIQVIPTEKGEEWILSTEEKIYGFLESGLSRLTPDEQKQFADLCTRFSGVHDTASFTSSLRTFRETGSQNRISLIQRRNGRLLRLEEVVDGRYAHSHETDIKEEQMTLKPRIPETSEGIQDEITVEQYDHMQRGLRDNGHLPVEELIRASKPGDSALEIGPGPGYFGLEWLKHTKKTHLTGLEISPAMIRMAEKNSKDYGLSDRSIYHEGNALSMPFADNSFDLAFSNGSLHEWEDPGKVFSEIFRVLKPGGELRVSDLRRDLSPEIYQFMLDSCKGPEIKKGFQTSVQAAYTKEELEILLQDIGFTWVQVIAHPYGLVAVGKK comes from the coding sequence ATGGATCCGACATCCAGATTACGGCTCTCCCTGGGATTTGTTTCAACGGTCATGAGTATGATCTTTGGAACAAATAAAGGGAGAAAAAACCTTCTCAGCCCGGGAGCCATTGAGATACTCTACTCATCATATTTCTCCAGGATTTGTATGGGAGATATTGCCGGAATGCTTGAGATATCCCCCAGCTCTGCTACAGACCTGGTCAATTATCTTGAGCGGGAGGGGTATGTTAGACGCGTTCCTGATACAGAGAACAGACGGAGTATTCAGGTGATACCTACTGAAAAAGGTGAGGAATGGATCCTTTCTACTGAAGAAAAGATCTATGGATTTCTCGAATCCGGTCTTTCCAGGTTGACACCTGATGAACAAAAACAGTTTGCTGACCTCTGTACACGGTTTTCAGGCGTACATGATACTGCCAGTTTCACCTCATCACTGAGAACATTCCGGGAAACAGGAAGTCAGAATCGGATCTCGCTCATCCAAAGACGAAACGGCAGACTGCTCAGGTTGGAAGAAGTTGTTGATGGACGATATGCACATTCACATGAAACAGACATAAAAGAGGAACAAATGACATTAAAACCCAGAATACCAGAAACATCAGAAGGAATACAAGATGAAATTACCGTAGAGCAGTATGACCATATGCAAAGAGGGCTTCGGGATAACGGGCATCTCCCGGTTGAGGAACTGATCCGGGCGTCAAAACCAGGAGATAGTGCTCTTGAAATTGGTCCTGGACCCGGGTACTTTGGTCTAGAATGGCTGAAACATACAAAAAAAACTCACCTGACCGGCCTTGAGATAAGTCCTGCCATGATTCGTATGGCAGAGAAGAACAGCAAGGATTATGGTCTTTCTGACCGTTCAATCTATCATGAAGGAAATGCCCTCTCTATGCCATTTGCAGATAATTCATTTGATCTTGCGTTTTCAAACGGATCCCTGCATGAATGGGAAGATCCGGGAAAGGTTTTTTCAGAGATATTCAGGGTCTTAAAACCAGGCGGGGAGTTACGTGTGAGTGATCTCCGAAGGGATCTGTCACCAGAGATCTACCAGTTCATGCTCGATAGTTGTAAGGGGCCGGAGATCAAAAAAGGGTTTCAAACCTCAGTTCAGGCAGCGTATACAAAAGAGGAGTTAGAGATCCTGTTACAGGATATCGGTTTTACCTGGGTACAGGTTATCGCTCACCCATATGGACTGGTTGCTGTGGGAAAAAAATAA
- a CDS encoding CooT family nickel-binding protein, producing the protein MCEFTVYVKTADSEEQEKITRNIVGAIKRETSVTLMDVMGNSQVVENAYIESVSTMKQELILRKMS; encoded by the coding sequence ATGTGTGAGTTTACCGTTTATGTAAAGACAGCAGATTCAGAAGAGCAGGAGAAGATTACCCGGAATATCGTAGGTGCAATAAAAAGGGAAACCTCAGTTACTCTCATGGATGTTATGGGTAATTCTCAAGTCGTTGAGAACGCGTACATAGAATCGGTGAGCACGATGAAACAGGAGTTGATACTCCGGAAAATGAGTTAG
- a CDS encoding ABC transporter substrate-binding protein — translation MRSNYRLKWLKAAIYCIIFISLLCSPLSGTLQEGNSDPWPRTIQDDQQQSVLVSSEPQRIVSLAPSNTEVLFALGLGDRIVGVTDFCNYPAEALEKSKIGGFSTVSIERVVALHPDLVIASPGNNQEAVDRIKDLGIPVYFADAQNLAGIYATFEKLGYITGTSDKASEIIAELKAREEKVRKEGEAFTKKPVIAHVIWYDPIYVSGKGTFQDELIQIAGGVNAFSDKNSHAIANIEEFISKKPDIIMVNSGSGMGSDKTDILDYFVNEPRLSGLSAITSNKTIMVNSDIADRAGPRLWDLLEEIAPKIREL, via the coding sequence ATGAGATCGAATTATCGTTTGAAATGGCTGAAAGCGGCGATTTATTGTATAATATTCATATCTCTTCTGTGTTCTCCTCTTTCAGGTACTCTTCAGGAAGGGAATTCTGATCCATGGCCGCGGACAATTCAGGATGATCAACAGCAATCAGTACTGGTATCTTCTGAACCTCAACGAATCGTCTCCCTTGCCCCATCGAATACCGAAGTTCTTTTTGCCCTTGGACTTGGTGACCGGATCGTCGGAGTCACCGATTTTTGTAATTATCCGGCAGAAGCATTAGAAAAAAGTAAAATAGGCGGATTTTCTACGGTGAGTATCGAGAGAGTCGTTGCATTACACCCTGACCTTGTTATTGCCTCTCCAGGAAATAACCAGGAAGCGGTTGATCGGATCAAAGACCTTGGTATTCCGGTTTATTTTGCAGATGCCCAGAACCTTGCTGGTATATATGCCACTTTTGAAAAACTGGGATACATAACCGGAACATCTGATAAGGCATCGGAAATAATTGCTGAACTGAAAGCCAGGGAAGAAAAAGTCCGGAAAGAGGGAGAAGCCTTTACGAAAAAACCGGTTATTGCCCATGTTATCTGGTATGATCCGATCTACGTAAGTGGGAAAGGGACATTCCAGGATGAACTTATTCAGATTGCCGGGGGAGTGAATGCCTTTTCAGATAAGAACAGTCATGCAATCGCAAATATTGAGGAATTTATCAGTAAGAAACCGGATATTATCATGGTAAACTCAGGAAGTGGAATGGGAAGTGATAAGACAGATATTTTAGATTATTTCGTAAATGAGCCTCGATTATCCGGGTTGTCAGCAATTACTTCAAATAAGACCATCATGGTTAATAGTGATATTGCAGATCGTGCCGGGCCGCGTCTGTGGGATCTGTTAGAGGAGATTGCCCCGAAAATCAGGGAATTGTAA
- a CDS encoding methyltransferase domain-containing protein: MSFSVFEEYADEYDQWFLDNRDVYLEELKRIREAIGDIPSPALEIGVGSGRFSEPLGIRHGIEPSRALGLMAKERGIEVIRAVGEAVPMKPGIIWMVVMITVLCFLKKPEETFREVHRILIHNGDLLVACIEKGGIIAERYLARPDKGRFLSHARFYEHDEVIHMITGTGFDITSIDCRLGFCILKFNKRDKV; encoded by the coding sequence ATGTCTTTTTCCGTCTTTGAAGAGTATGCTGATGAGTATGATCAGTGGTTTTTAGATAATCGCGATGTTTATCTGGAGGAATTAAAACGGATCAGGGAGGCTATAGGGGATATCCCTTCTCCGGCTCTTGAGATCGGGGTTGGCAGCGGACGGTTTTCAGAGCCGCTTGGTATCAGGCATGGTATTGAACCATCCCGTGCTCTTGGTTTGATGGCGAAAGAGAGAGGAATTGAGGTTATCCGTGCTGTGGGAGAAGCAGTTCCGATGAAGCCTGGAATAATCTGGATGGTCGTGATGATTACCGTTCTCTGTTTTCTAAAAAAACCTGAGGAGACCTTCCGGGAGGTCCATCGGATTCTCATACATAATGGGGACCTTCTGGTTGCATGTATTGAAAAAGGTGGGATTATTGCAGAGCGATATCTGGCCCGTCCGGATAAGGGGAGGTTTCTTTCGCATGCCCGGTTTTATGAGCATGATGAGGTGATTCACATGATCACTGGGACTGGGTTTGATATCACATCAATCGATTGCAGATTGGGATTTTGTATCCTGAAATTTAATAAGCGTGACAAAGTCTGA
- a CDS encoding FecCD family ABC transporter permease: MNTIRNFLILIGLFCTVIIAILLSVITGPVEISLIEILTGIMQDTTHSQILFDIRLPRAIAASLVGAGLACAGAAMQTLFRNDLADPYTLGTSAGGAVGVSLAIITGAVLLVPIAAFCGAIGSAFLVYLLAAQKRRLSTGNLLLTGIAVSMFFSSVVSVCLVFSGKNMHQIMFWLMGGLWNASWADIPLLLITLIPAGILALFSRDLNIMSCGEAETRTLGIDPEKTKLLLLAVSAGITGLVVSVSGSIGFIGLVSPHIMRIITGPDHRVLIPASLGCGALLLVCADTISRTWLGDLPVGIVTAFFGAPFFLMLIRRRSDL, from the coding sequence ATGAATACCATTCGAAATTTTCTAATACTTATCGGACTCTTTTGTACGGTGATTATAGCGATCCTGCTATCTGTCATCACCGGCCCGGTTGAAATATCATTGATAGAAATTCTGACCGGTATAATGCAGGATACTACGCATTCGCAGATCCTTTTTGATATCCGCCTGCCAAGGGCTATCGCAGCGTCGCTTGTAGGTGCCGGACTTGCCTGTGCAGGAGCAGCCATGCAGACATTATTCCGCAATGATCTTGCTGATCCGTATACACTTGGAACATCAGCAGGTGGGGCGGTTGGTGTATCTCTTGCCATAATCACCGGTGCTGTTTTGCTGGTACCGATTGCAGCATTTTGCGGCGCAATAGGTTCGGCATTTCTCGTGTATCTTCTGGCAGCACAAAAGAGACGACTCAGTACAGGAAATCTTCTCCTTACCGGGATCGCGGTTTCCATGTTTTTCTCGTCGGTGGTTTCTGTATGTCTGGTATTTTCCGGAAAGAACATGCACCAGATAATGTTCTGGCTGATGGGAGGGCTGTGGAATGCTTCATGGGCAGATATTCCTCTCCTTCTCATAACGCTCATCCCTGCCGGGATACTTGCACTTTTTTCCCGTGACCTGAACATCATGTCTTGTGGAGAGGCAGAGACACGAACTCTCGGTATTGATCCAGAGAAAACAAAACTCCTTCTCCTTGCGGTATCAGCAGGAATCACCGGCCTGGTAGTTTCAGTATCCGGATCAATCGGGTTTATCGGACTTGTATCTCCCCATATTATGCGTATCATCACAGGTCCGGATCACCGGGTCCTAATTCCTGCATCGCTGGGATGTGGAGCACTCCTGTTGGTCTGTGCAGACACTATCTCCCGGACATGGCTTGGAGATCTGCCGGTTGGAATTGTTACCGCATTTTTTGGGGCACCATTCTTCCTCATGCTCATCAGACGGAGATCAGATTTATGA
- a CDS encoding ABC transporter ATP-binding protein codes for MTGQILEISDLSTGYDENDILHEISLLVREKSFIGIIGPNGSGKSTFMQVLARSLPVREGDIMLLGDSLQSYSFRDFGMKVGYVPQESEIKFKYPVYDVVMMGRNPHIERFRSPSEEDHEAVRRALAQTGTLELADRPITALSGGERQRVMIARVLAQDPILLLLDEPFAHIDIHHQYELIRIIRETSRDKRAVIGVFHDINLAAAYCDHLVLMHDGRIRACGKPEEVLTSELIHEVFRIRPVIDINPITGTPFVYVEEEWKESEVHKPRVHLISGGGTGSYLISLMSRSGYSLSCGVLTENDSDCMMARKYEVPTLAEPPFSRLSLEMEEKLTEQVQKADVVIVTSMPVGWGNYPNIRVLEQIDPKKIICILPSSEPFLPDFTSGVATETIKRLLSAGAHKISNPAELLEMMQSKIFSKDTMQ; via the coding sequence ATGACTGGACAGATCCTCGAAATATCAGATCTCTCTACCGGTTATGATGAGAATGATATTCTTCATGAGATCTCACTGCTCGTCAGGGAGAAAAGTTTTATTGGAATCATAGGACCGAACGGCTCAGGAAAAAGTACGTTTATGCAGGTGCTTGCCCGATCACTTCCGGTCAGGGAAGGGGACATTATGCTTCTGGGTGATTCCCTTCAATCCTATTCATTTCGTGATTTTGGGATGAAAGTGGGCTATGTACCACAGGAATCGGAAATAAAATTCAAATATCCGGTTTATGATGTGGTTATGATGGGCAGGAATCCACATATCGAGCGATTTCGTTCTCCATCAGAAGAAGATCATGAGGCAGTCAGAAGAGCTCTTGCGCAGACCGGGACCCTCGAACTTGCAGACCGACCAATTACCGCACTCTCCGGAGGAGAACGGCAACGGGTCATGATCGCACGGGTGCTTGCACAGGATCCAATTCTCCTTCTGCTCGATGAACCCTTCGCCCATATTGATATTCATCACCAGTATGAACTCATCCGGATTATTCGTGAGACATCCAGGGATAAAAGAGCAGTAATCGGGGTTTTTCATGATATCAACCTTGCTGCGGCATACTGCGATCACCTGGTACTCATGCATGACGGCAGGATACGGGCATGTGGAAAACCGGAGGAAGTCCTGACCAGCGAACTCATCCATGAGGTATTCAGGATAAGACCAGTTATTGATATCAATCCCATAACCGGAACACCCTTTGTATATGTAGAGGAGGAGTGGAAAGAGTCAGAAGTGCACAAACCCAGGGTTCACCTGATTTCAGGGGGAGGAACGGGATCATACCTGATCTCACTAATGAGCAGATCCGGATATTCACTCAGTTGCGGAGTATTGACAGAAAATGATTCAGACTGCATGATGGCAAGAAAATATGAGGTTCCAACTCTTGCAGAACCACCTTTTTCCCGTCTCTCCCTGGAAATGGAAGAAAAACTGACCGAACAAGTACAAAAAGCTGATGTTGTCATCGTAACATCAATGCCGGTCGGGTGGGGGAATTATCCAAATATCAGGGTTCTTGAACAGATTGATCCAAAAAAGATAATTTGCATTCTCCCTTCGTCAGAACCATTTCTTCCGGATTTTACAAGCGGGGTTGCAACCGAAACCATAAAAAGGCTTTTGTCAGCCGGTGCACATAAGATATCAAACCCGGCTGAACTTCTGGAGATGATGCAATCAAAAATTTTCTCTAAAGATACAATGCAATAA
- a CDS encoding type IV pilin — protein MNNNRVINEKIIRGTPFQSFFQSVGNEKKIKDPAVSPVIGIMLMLIVTVILAAIISGYVGGMSETKSKPPQLVLQTELVKGDYVNVSMTVLSAGNGIPTRDLKIITSWTSGSYSGGNITVPGFKYPLGLVPSRGNPLVEDFGNYTLLGGTKMIVNNTDGIEAFFGDQYALVDAGGIVDIKIIHIPSQSTIYNQEFIIEGDY, from the coding sequence ATGAACAATAATAGAGTAATCAATGAGAAAATAATTCGAGGTACACCTTTCCAAAGTTTTTTCCAATCCGTCGGAAATGAAAAAAAGATAAAAGATCCTGCGGTTTCTCCAGTCATTGGAATAATGCTTATGCTTATTGTCACCGTGATTCTTGCAGCGATAATATCCGGTTACGTTGGTGGAATGTCAGAGACAAAAAGTAAACCTCCACAATTAGTTTTACAAACCGAGTTGGTAAAAGGTGATTATGTTAACGTTTCAATGACTGTATTATCAGCAGGGAATGGGATACCCACACGAGATTTAAAGATCATAACATCATGGACTTCAGGATCATATTCTGGTGGAAATATTACAGTACCCGGTTTTAAATATCCCCTGGGGCTCGTCCCAAGTAGAGGAAACCCATTAGTTGAAGATTTTGGTAATTATACCCTTCTAGGCGGAACAAAAATGATTGTAAATAATACGGATGGAATTGAGGCTTTTTTCGGGGATCAATATGCACTGGTCGATGCCGGAGGTATTGTTGATATAAAAATCATTCATATTCCATCACAGTCCACAATTTACAACCAAGAGTTCATTATTGAAGGAGATTACTGA
- a CDS encoding ATP-binding protein has protein sequence MLKSALRQTIIDQQKILDFDEQYVPRDIPLESLLQSEEIIVLSGIRRCGKSTILTQLSKILDGKFLYINFDDIRFSDFNQENFQHIYEILGELFGPDAHVILLLDEIQNIHGWERWLNNLHTFKIKTIVTGSNASVLSSELSTYLTGRHKTIRVHPFSFREYLRYYSISCENPEFVSSTQKGEIIRYLRKYLEEGGFPAVIRSGDIALSEQYLTDIIYRDIVSRFGIREIKELKDLTVYLISNAGRMISYKKLADITGLKSVSTIKNYLDYLEQAFLLFRIAPLHYSLKATSRASHKIYAGDLSFIQSAGFHLSEDLGQRIENLIFLELLRRYQEVYFYSGSGECDFLVKKNQVVEEAIQVSYSLSDQKTLDREIKGLTLAMEKFNVKKGLILTFEDEELFDIPDIRISVIPIWKWLLTAP, from the coding sequence GTGCTCAAAAGTGCCCTGAGACAAACCATCATTGATCAACAAAAAATCCTGGACTTTGATGAACAGTATGTCCCCCGAGACATTCCTCTTGAATCACTCCTTCAGTCAGAAGAAATCATCGTATTATCCGGGATTCGCAGGTGTGGTAAGAGTACAATCCTTACCCAGTTGTCAAAAATACTTGATGGCAAGTTTCTTTATATTAATTTTGATGATATCAGGTTTTCAGATTTTAATCAAGAAAACTTTCAGCATATTTATGAAATTTTGGGCGAACTCTTTGGACCTGATGCACACGTGATCCTACTTTTGGATGAGATCCAGAATATCCACGGTTGGGAACGCTGGCTTAACAATCTCCATACTTTTAAGATCAAAACCATTGTGACTGGATCAAATGCATCGGTTCTCAGCTCTGAACTGAGTACATATCTTACCGGACGACACAAAACAATCAGGGTCCATCCATTTTCATTCAGGGAATACCTTCGATATTACTCCATATCCTGTGAGAATCCTGAATTCGTTTCATCAACACAGAAGGGAGAAATAATCCGCTATCTTAGAAAATACCTGGAAGAGGGAGGATTTCCTGCAGTTATCCGTTCTGGTGATATCGCTCTTTCCGAGCAGTACCTGACAGATATCATATACAGAGATATTGTGAGCAGATTTGGAATTCGTGAGATCAAGGAATTGAAGGATCTGACAGTGTATCTGATTTCCAATGCTGGCAGGATGATATCATACAAAAAACTTGCTGATATTACCGGCCTTAAAAGTGTAAGCACGATAAAGAATTATCTTGATTATCTGGAGCAGGCATTTCTTCTCTTCCGGATTGCGCCTCTTCATTATTCACTCAAAGCAACCAGCAGGGCATCACATAAAATCTATGCAGGGGATCTTAGTTTTATCCAATCAGCAGGATTTCATCTGTCCGAAGATCTGGGTCAAAGAATAGAAAATCTCATATTCCTGGAGCTGCTCCGAAGATATCAGGAAGTATACTTTTACTCTGGCTCTGGAGAATGTGATTTTCTTGTTAAAAAGAATCAGGTAGTAGAAGAAGCAATTCAGGTATCCTATTCACTTAGTGATCAAAAAACTCTGGACAGGGAGATAAAAGGGCTTACCCTCGCAATGGAAAAATTCAATGTGAAAAAGGGACTTATCCTGACTTTTGAAGACGAAGAGTTATTTGATATTCCTGATATTAGAATATCAGTTATCCCAATTTGGAAATGGCTGTTAACAGCCCCATAA
- a CDS encoding aminotransferase class V-fold PLP-dependent enzyme yields the protein MKQENPLIYLNNAATSWPKPPEVIQAVQESLELPFGGGGRGTGRAQRDYLTEGRETVAQFFGKDSPDTIVFSLNATDALNTLIHGFAASQTEKFHVITTALEHNSVLRPLHYLEKTGMIYLDYIPFSNAQVNPESIIEAVTDKTHLVVMNHGSNVLGSVQDIRAVGEYLHDKGIFFIVDGSQTAVHISLNLSSLELDAFVFTGHKGLFGMPGIGGFCIRNPDPVLPVRMGGTGTNSKSLDQPGDLPERYEIGTHNYPGVASLIAGISFLQTIGMDTLQRKADRQIEYFMKELSSEPGITIYNPEPDLPIIACNIAGLDNDDVGYILARKDNIVVRTGLHCAPLLHNAIDDGAGCVRISPSWFTTDEECQIAADAIKEIAHHADSQI from the coding sequence TTGAAACAAGAAAACCCCCTTATCTATCTGAATAACGCTGCAACCAGCTGGCCAAAACCGCCGGAAGTTATTCAGGCCGTTCAGGAATCATTGGAATTACCCTTCGGTGGGGGAGGAAGGGGAACTGGCAGAGCACAGAGGGATTATCTGACCGAAGGTCGGGAAACGGTAGCACAATTTTTTGGTAAAGATTCTCCGGATACAATCGTCTTCTCGTTGAATGCAACCGATGCCTTAAACACTCTCATTCATGGGTTTGCTGCATCACAGACCGAAAAATTCCATGTGATTACAACCGCCCTTGAACATAACTCTGTGCTCCGGCCTCTTCATTATCTGGAAAAAACAGGGATGATTTATCTGGATTATATCCCTTTTTCCAATGCACAGGTAAATCCTGAGTCCATCATTGAAGCGGTGACCGATAAAACCCATCTGGTGGTAATGAATCATGGAAGCAATGTCCTTGGATCGGTGCAGGACATCCGTGCGGTTGGGGAGTATCTGCATGATAAAGGAATTTTCTTTATTGTTGACGGATCACAAACCGCCGTACATATTTCCCTGAATCTCTCCTCTCTCGAACTAGATGCCTTTGTGTTTACCGGGCATAAAGGTCTCTTTGGAATGCCCGGTATTGGCGGGTTCTGTATTCGAAATCCTGATCCGGTTCTTCCGGTTCGGATGGGGGGAACTGGTACTAATTCCAAATCCCTTGATCAACCGGGTGATCTGCCGGAGCGGTATGAGATTGGAACTCACAACTATCCGGGAGTTGCATCGCTGATTGCAGGTATCTCCTTCCTCCAGACAATCGGGATGGATACCCTGCAAAGAAAAGCAGATCGTCAGATTGAATATTTCATGAAGGAACTCTCATCCGAACCAGGGATTACCATCTATAATCCTGAGCCTGATCTTCCGATTATTGCGTGTAACATTGCCGGACTTGATAATGATGATGTGGGGTATATTCTTGCCAGGAAAGATAATATCGTTGTCAGAACCGGTCTTCATTGTGCTCCACTGCTGCATAATGCAATAGATGATGGAGCCGGATGTGTACGAATCAGTCCTTCATGGTTTACGACTGATGAAGAATGCCAGATAGCCGCTGATGCTATAAAGGAGATTGCCCACCATGCGGATTCTCAGATCTAA
- a CDS encoding type IV pilin N-terminal domain-containing protein, with amino-acid sequence MTTDSGVSPVIGVLLMLTLTLIIAAIVNSFAGGLVDTKEKPPSATLQATFHQNRIADPNNASLLITHVSGDPLPVSDISIILRPTRTFGDDAENNFIEIGKANITNSRTYSETWANGITSMKVGDTHGVFGDTNISKLNGKYDLMAEKYQGNTVYLEFYYDRNLIAKPEVLIQG; translated from the coding sequence ATGACAACGGATTCAGGGGTCTCGCCTGTTATTGGCGTTCTTCTCATGTTAACTTTGACCTTAATTATTGCTGCGATTGTGAATAGTTTTGCCGGAGGACTTGTGGATACCAAAGAAAAACCTCCTTCGGCTACTTTGCAGGCCACTTTTCATCAAAATCGCATTGCTGATCCCAACAATGCCAGTCTTTTGATTACTCATGTTTCTGGTGATCCATTACCTGTATCTGATATCTCAATAATTTTAAGGCCTACCCGGACTTTTGGTGATGATGCAGAGAATAATTTTATAGAAATAGGCAAGGCAAATATTACAAATAGCAGAACTTATTCAGAAACATGGGCAAATGGGATAACATCAATGAAAGTTGGAGATACTCATGGTGTTTTTGGTGATACAAACATCTCAAAATTAAATGGTAAATATGATCTCATGGCCGAAAAATATCAAGGAAATACGGTTTATCTCGAATTTTATTATGACCGAAACCTCATTGCCAAACCTGAAGTTCTGATTCAGGGATAA